A genomic segment from Vagococcus zengguangii encodes:
- the manA gene encoding mannose-6-phosphate isomerase, class I, translated as MKQPIFMTPVLQEKIWGGTKLRDIYHYDIPSDKTGECWAISAHPNGMGHVLPENEFSGESLADLFTNQPELFGNPQVDVFPLLTKIIDAADDLSVQVHPDDAYGLEHEGELGKTECWYVIDADPGAKIVYGHTAKTREELAERIHKGEWTELLEEVEVKAGDFFFVPSGTMHAIGAGVTILETQQSSDTTYRVYDYDRKDDQGNERELHIQQSIDVTTVPHHIAPFDQKVEKIGESELITLIESDYFNVFHWLINSPVKLNQVNKYTLVSVLEGEGTIMIDENEWPLAKGQHFIIPATVSTWKLSGNLDIIASTPGVKNN; from the coding sequence TTGAAACAACCTATTTTTATGACGCCAGTCTTACAAGAAAAAATTTGGGGTGGCACTAAATTACGCGATATTTATCATTATGATATTCCCAGTGACAAAACAGGAGAATGTTGGGCAATTAGTGCACATCCAAACGGTATGGGCCATGTTTTACCTGAAAATGAATTCTCGGGCGAGTCACTAGCTGACTTATTTACGAATCAGCCTGAACTATTTGGCAACCCACAAGTTGATGTTTTTCCTTTATTAACAAAAATTATCGATGCAGCAGATGACCTGTCAGTGCAAGTCCATCCGGATGATGCTTATGGCTTAGAACATGAAGGTGAATTAGGAAAAACGGAATGCTGGTATGTGATAGATGCTGATCCAGGTGCTAAAATTGTTTATGGCCACACAGCTAAAACACGTGAAGAATTAGCAGAACGTATTCATAAGGGTGAATGGACAGAATTATTAGAGGAAGTGGAAGTTAAAGCGGGTGATTTCTTCTTTGTTCCAAGTGGCACAATGCATGCGATTGGCGCAGGTGTAACGATTTTAGAAACACAACAAAGTAGTGACACCACTTATCGTGTGTATGACTACGACCGTAAAGACGATCAAGGAAATGAGCGTGAATTACATATTCAACAATCAATTGATGTCACGACGGTTCCGCATCACATTGCACCGTTTGATCAAAAAGTCGAAAAAATTGGCGAAAGTGAATTGATTACCTTAATTGAAAGTGATTACTTCAACGTCTTTCACTGGTTAATTAACTCACCAGTTAAATTAAATCAAGTGAACAAATACACGCTAGTAAGTGTCTTAGAAGGTGAAGGGACTATTATGATTGATGAGAACGAATGGCCACTTGCCAAAGGACAACACTTCATTATTCCAGCGACTGTTTCAACTTGGAAACTATCGGGTAATTTAGATATTATCGCTTCAACTCCGGGAGTTAAAAATAATTAA
- the treP gene encoding PTS system trehalose-specific EIIBC component gives MGKYSKDAAELLNAIGGSDNISAVTHCVTRMRFVLQDPEKANIPEIEKISAVKGTFTQSGQFQVIIGNDVPEFYNDFVKVSGKEGVSKDQAKVAAKQNMNVIQRIMATLAEIFTPLIPALVVGGLILGFRNVLEGIQFDALDGQTIVQVSQFWQGVNDFLWLPGEAIFHFLPVGITWSIARKMGTTQILGIILGICLVSPQLLNAYGVSGATEIPQWDFGFFAIDKIGYQAQVIPAMMAGFLLSYLEIWLRKVIPNAISMILVPLFSLLPTIFIAHTVLGPIGWKIGSAISTVVNAGLTSSLNWLFGAVFGFFYAPLVITGLHHMTNAIDLQLIADFNGTNLWPMIALSNIAQGSAVLGIILINRGNKEEEQVSIPAMISCYLGVTEPAMFGINLKYMYPFIAGMVGSGLAGMVAIFTGVQASSIGVGGLPGILSIKTGTLSFALCMLIAIVVPVVLTYVFNKYRVFAKKEAF, from the coding sequence ATGGGAAAATATTCAAAAGATGCCGCAGAGTTGCTAAATGCAATTGGAGGTAGTGATAATATTTCAGCTGTGACACACTGTGTGACACGTATGCGTTTTGTTTTACAAGACCCTGAAAAAGCTAATATTCCTGAGATTGAAAAGATTAGTGCGGTTAAAGGAACGTTTACTCAATCGGGTCAGTTTCAAGTTATTATTGGAAATGATGTTCCAGAATTTTATAATGATTTTGTAAAAGTATCCGGTAAAGAAGGCGTGTCTAAAGATCAAGCAAAAGTTGCAGCTAAACAAAATATGAATGTCATTCAACGAATTATGGCAACGTTAGCCGAAATTTTTACGCCGTTAATTCCTGCGTTAGTTGTAGGTGGTTTAATTTTAGGTTTTAGAAACGTTTTAGAAGGTATTCAATTTGATGCTTTAGATGGACAGACTATCGTTCAGGTCTCACAATTTTGGCAAGGGGTAAATGATTTCTTATGGTTACCAGGGGAAGCCATTTTTCACTTCTTACCAGTAGGGATTACATGGAGTATTGCACGTAAAATGGGTACCACTCAAATTTTAGGGATTATTTTAGGGATTTGTTTAGTGTCACCGCAATTATTGAATGCTTATGGTGTAAGTGGTGCAACAGAAATTCCACAATGGGATTTTGGATTTTTTGCAATCGATAAAATTGGTTATCAAGCCCAAGTAATTCCGGCGATGATGGCTGGCTTCTTATTATCTTATTTAGAAATTTGGTTAAGAAAAGTCATTCCAAATGCGATTTCAATGATTTTAGTACCATTGTTCTCATTACTACCAACCATTTTTATTGCGCATACAGTATTAGGGCCAATCGGTTGGAAAATCGGTTCGGCTATTTCCACTGTCGTAAATGCTGGTTTAACAAGTAGTTTAAATTGGTTGTTCGGAGCAGTGTTTGGTTTCTTCTATGCCCCGCTAGTTATTACAGGTCTACATCACATGACTAATGCGATTGATTTACAATTAATTGCTGACTTTAATGGAACCAACCTGTGGCCGATGATTGCTTTATCAAATATCGCACAAGGCTCAGCAGTATTAGGTATTATTTTAATTAACCGTGGAAACAAAGAGGAAGAACAAGTTTCAATTCCTGCGATGATTTCTTGTTATTTAGGAGTAACAGAACCTGCGATGTTTGGGATTAACTTGAAATACATGTATCCATTTATTGCCGGAATGGTTGGTTCAGGGTTAGCCGGCATGGTGGCCATTTTCACAGGTGTACAAGCATCATCAATTGGTGTTGGAGGTTTACCAGGTATCTTATCTATCAAAACAGGAACGTTGTCGTTTGCATTATGTATGCTAATTGCGATTGTTGTACCGGTCGTATTGACTTATGTTTTCAATAAGTACCGTGTATTTGCTAAAAAAGAAGCATTTTAA
- a CDS encoding cold-shock protein: MTEGTVKWFNAEKGFGFITVEGGDDVFVHFSAIQGEGFKTLEEGQAVTFEVESGDRGPQAVNVNKA; the protein is encoded by the coding sequence ATGACAGAAGGAACAGTTAAATGGTTTAACGCTGAAAAAGGTTTCGGATTCATTACAGTTGAAGGTGGAGATGATGTATTTGTACATTTCTCAGCTATCCAAGGTGAAGGATTCAAAACTTTAGAAGAAGGTCAAGCAGTTACTTTCGAAGTAGAATCTGGCGATCGCGGACCTCAAGCAGTAAACGTTAACAAAGCGTAA
- a CDS encoding DUF975 family protein: MKTSAELKQIAKSSLQGKWGAAIMLNLVPVLLNVILTIIPVMLAIFGWIFLSRNFDVTIESLNGDNIADFWDRSSTLIGSLFFMGISWTHLALVRNRSTQIMPLENNLQGFKAGVIGNNFFINIMIFILTALWSMLFVIPGIIKTYSYSQVNYLFYDRLEHNEPVQVMDVITDSRRLMNGHKGRLFMLDLSFIGWHILAALSFGIGYLWLTPYINATKAAFYQDLIENNYEFGLQ, from the coding sequence ATGAAAACATCAGCAGAATTAAAACAAATCGCAAAAAGTAGTTTGCAGGGGAAATGGGGAGCGGCTATTATGCTTAACTTAGTTCCAGTTTTACTTAATGTGATTTTAACAATTATTCCTGTAATGTTAGCTATTTTTGGATGGATCTTTTTATCTAGAAATTTTGATGTTACGATAGAGTCGTTGAATGGTGATAATATTGCAGATTTTTGGGATCGTAGTTCTACTTTGATTGGCTCATTATTTTTTATGGGGATTAGCTGGACGCATCTAGCATTGGTTAGGAATCGTTCAACCCAAATTATGCCATTAGAAAACAACTTGCAAGGATTTAAAGCAGGTGTTATTGGCAATAACTTCTTTATTAACATCATGATTTTCATTTTAACGGCTTTGTGGAGCATGCTATTTGTCATTCCAGGTATCATTAAAACGTATTCTTACTCACAAGTGAATTATTTGTTTTATGATCGTTTGGAACATAATGAACCTGTTCAGGTGATGGACGTGATTACCGATAGTCGTCGCTTAATGAATGGTCATAAAGGTCGTTTATTTATGCTGGATTTATCGTTTATTGGCTGGCATATATTAGCAGCATTGAGCTTTGGTATTGGCTACTTATGGTTAACTCCTTATATCAATGCAACCAAAGCGGCATTTTATCAGGATTTGATTGAAAATAATTATGAGTTTGGTTTACAGTAG
- the murB gene encoding UDP-N-acetylmuramate dehydrogenase, which produces MNKELITEDLQGIRLFFDEPLSTYTYTKTGGPADVLVFPENQDQVKQVVDYCLANDYPWLVLGNASNLIVKDGGIEGFVIILTDMKQVALKDNQITVDAGASLIETTKLALEASLTGFEFACGIPGSIGGAVYMNAGAYGGEIKDVFTSCQVIWEDGTIEKLTLDDMNFRYRHSLLQEKKGVILSATFTLKKGKYDQIFAKMDELTFLRESKQPLDLPSCGSVFKRPEGYYTGALIQAADLQGYTIGGAQVSTKHAGFIVNIGDATATDYMELIAHIQTVIFERNQVQLEPEVRIIGRD; this is translated from the coding sequence GTGAATAAAGAATTGATTACTGAAGATTTACAGGGGATTCGTTTGTTTTTCGATGAACCATTATCGACGTATACGTATACTAAAACAGGTGGACCAGCTGACGTGTTGGTTTTTCCTGAAAATCAAGACCAAGTCAAGCAAGTTGTTGATTATTGTTTAGCCAACGATTATCCTTGGTTAGTATTAGGTAATGCAAGTAACTTAATTGTTAAAGATGGCGGGATTGAAGGGTTTGTTATTATATTAACTGACATGAAACAAGTGGCGTTAAAAGATAATCAAATTACCGTGGATGCAGGAGCATCACTAATTGAAACGACTAAATTAGCATTAGAAGCGTCATTGACAGGCTTTGAGTTTGCTTGTGGCATTCCAGGTAGTATCGGTGGAGCGGTTTATATGAATGCTGGTGCTTATGGTGGCGAAATTAAAGATGTGTTTACTTCATGCCAAGTTATTTGGGAAGATGGCACGATTGAAAAATTGACATTAGATGATATGAACTTTCGTTATCGTCATAGCCTATTACAAGAGAAAAAAGGTGTTATTTTAAGTGCAACCTTCACTTTGAAAAAAGGCAAGTACGACCAAATTTTTGCGAAAATGGATGAATTGACGTTTTTAAGAGAAAGTAAACAACCGCTAGATTTACCTTCTTGTGGTAGTGTCTTTAAGCGTCCAGAAGGGTATTATACAGGCGCATTAATTCAAGCTGCTGACTTACAAGGTTACACAATTGGTGGCGCACAAGTTTCAACTAAACATGCGGGTTTTATTGTGAATATTGGCGACGCGACAGCAACCGATTATATGGAACTGATTGCCCATATTCAAACGGTGATTTTTGAACGTAACCAAGTCCAATTAGAACCAGAAGTTCGAATTATCGGTAGAGATTAA
- a CDS encoding chorismate mutase, which yields MEQARRQIDELDQQIVALLEKRMKVVEQVIAIKQAQTREILDSEREEKVMEKVTNHVKHPQYRPCIQSIYEEILKCSKEYQASKMGK from the coding sequence ATGGAACAAGCCCGTCGTCAAATTGATGAACTTGATCAACAAATTGTCGCGTTGTTGGAGAAAAGAATGAAAGTAGTAGAACAAGTCATTGCGATTAAACAAGCGCAGACTCGCGAGATTCTAGATAGCGAACGTGAGGAAAAGGTGATGGAAAAAGTAACGAACCATGTTAAACATCCACAATATCGACCATGTATTCAATCGATTTATGAAGAAATTTTAAAATGTTCAAAAGAGTATCAAGCAAGTAAAATGGGAAAATGA
- a CDS encoding helix-turn-helix transcriptional regulator yields MISNQVIKYRKKAGLTQEALAKLVGVSRRTIVSLEKGNYTPSLVLALQLAKVLEVDINALFQLEEELS; encoded by the coding sequence ATGATAAGCAATCAAGTGATAAAATATCGTAAAAAAGCAGGCTTAACTCAGGAAGCACTGGCTAAATTAGTTGGTGTTTCTAGAAGAACCATTGTGTCGTTAGAAAAAGGAAATTATACACCGTCACTAGTATTAGCATTGCAACTGGCTAAAGTTTTAGAAGTTGATATTAATGCATTATTTCAATTAGAGGAGGAATTATCATGA
- the groES gene encoding co-chaperone GroES, whose product MLKPLRDRVIIEVAEQEEVTSGGLVLTSASKEKPQVGTILAVGPGRTLENGETLPLTVQVGDQVVFEKYAGSEVNHAGKDYLIVHEKDIIAIVE is encoded by the coding sequence TTGTTAAAACCATTAAGAGATCGTGTCATTATTGAAGTGGCTGAGCAAGAAGAAGTCACATCAGGAGGGCTGGTATTAACTTCAGCCTCTAAAGAAAAACCACAAGTAGGAACCATCCTAGCAGTGGGACCAGGTCGTACGTTAGAAAACGGTGAAACATTACCATTAACAGTTCAAGTAGGCGACCAGGTTGTATTTGAGAAATATGCAGGTTCAGAAGTGAATCATGCTGGAAAAGATTATTTAATTGTTCATGAAAAAGATATTATTGCGATTGTAGAATAG
- a CDS encoding helix-turn-helix domain-containing protein — translation MENFVYGTVLKKIRKELKLSQKDVSENICSQAMLSRIENNDVIPNVIIMQQLCSRLNKSVDEVLSHNDSSVNRKNAQAQEVLDLISYYHSTEQYSLLNNLMTTNHFLESFTTDTQLQAFHYYKACLLAFYDPQSEHAFSLLEKSLNYTYKKNNKPYLTDMELMIMCELATYHLNNDNLAKGLLYINQISTSFEEKKHDLTRHELVRSLYNICVALIHQGQIELAQKLIECGINWAKEKQIYYYLDQLFLLKGVIMQENYKINEAIDLIKTANQVRMLASSQ, via the coding sequence ATGGAAAACTTTGTATATGGCACTGTTTTGAAGAAAATAAGAAAAGAACTCAAACTGTCACAAAAAGATGTTTCAGAAAATATTTGTTCCCAAGCTATGTTGAGTCGCATCGAAAATAACGATGTTATACCAAACGTTATTATCATGCAACAGTTATGTTCCCGCCTTAATAAATCTGTCGATGAAGTCCTATCTCACAACGACTCCTCTGTTAATCGAAAAAATGCACAAGCTCAAGAAGTATTAGATTTGATTAGCTATTATCATTCAACCGAACAATATTCACTATTAAATAATTTAATGACAACGAATCATTTCTTAGAATCATTTACTACTGATACACAACTACAAGCCTTTCACTATTACAAAGCCTGTTTATTGGCATTTTATGATCCACAATCAGAGCACGCCTTCTCCCTTTTAGAAAAAAGTTTAAACTATACGTATAAAAAAAATAACAAACCATACCTAACTGACATGGAATTAATGATTATGTGTGAATTAGCGACTTATCATTTAAATAATGATAATTTAGCCAAAGGGTTACTCTACATCAATCAAATTTCAACTAGCTTTGAAGAAAAAAAACATGATCTCACTCGCCACGAATTAGTTCGTTCTTTATATAACATTTGTGTCGCACTTATCCATCAAGGCCAAATAGAATTAGCTCAAAAATTAATTGAATGTGGTATCAATTGGGCAAAAGAAAAGCAAATTTATTATTATTTAGACCAACTATTCTTATTAAAAGGTGTCATCATGCAAGAAAATTATAAAATTAATGAGGCAATTGACCTGATTAAGACAGCTAACCAAGTCCGCATGTTGGCATCTTCTCAATAA
- a CDS encoding 3'-5' exonuclease — protein MNFIAMDFETANAARHSACSVALVFVQDSQIIGNYYSLLRPETDFHWRNIQVHGIKPEMVKNSPTFAEIWPELSQYFQTQHLVAAHNAPFDNGVLKGCLDYYDLPAAHFQSLCTVRSSRKLFPDFDNHRLNTVCQNLGITLNNHHDALEDSLACANILLTQEKLFGTEPLKQFVKKI, from the coding sequence ATGAATTTTATCGCAATGGACTTTGAAACGGCTAATGCAGCACGGCACAGTGCGTGTTCGGTCGCGTTGGTCTTTGTTCAAGATAGCCAAATCATCGGCAACTATTACTCATTATTACGCCCAGAAACCGATTTTCACTGGCGAAACATCCAAGTGCACGGCATTAAACCTGAGATGGTAAAAAATTCGCCCACTTTTGCAGAAATTTGGCCTGAGTTATCACAATATTTCCAAACTCAACATCTCGTTGCCGCGCACAATGCCCCTTTTGATAATGGGGTATTAAAAGGGTGTTTAGACTATTATGATTTACCTGCGGCACACTTCCAGTCACTGTGTACGGTTAGAAGTAGTCGTAAGTTATTTCCTGATTTTGACAACCACCGCTTAAATACTGTTTGTCAAAATTTAGGCATCACACTCAACAACCACCATGACGCGCTAGAAGATAGCCTAGCTTGTGCCAATATTTTGTTGACTCAAGAAAAATTATTTGGCACAGAGCCATTAAAACAATTCGTAAAAAAAATCTAG
- the groL gene encoding chaperonin GroEL (60 kDa chaperone family; promotes refolding of misfolded polypeptides especially under stressful conditions; forms two stacked rings of heptamers to form a barrel-shaped 14mer; ends can be capped by GroES; misfolded proteins enter the barrel where they are refolded when GroES binds) produces the protein MAKDIKFAGDAREAMVRGVDTLADVVKVTLGPKGRNVVLERGFGSPLITNDGVTIAKEIELEDHFENMGAKLVSEVASKTNDIAGDGTTTATVLTRAIVREGIKNVTAGANPVGIRKGIELATKTAVEALHAISQPVETKESIAQVAAVSSGSTVVGDYISDAMDKVGNDGVITIEESKGIETELDVVEGMQFDRGYLSQYMVTDTDKMEAVLEDPYILITDKKISNIQDILPLLEQILQQGKPLLIIADDVDGEALPTLVLNKIRGTFNVAAVKAPGFGDRRKAMLEDIAILTGGTVITEDLGLELKDATMEALGTAKKVVVDKDNTTIVEGAGSAEAIANRVALIRGQIGETTSDFDREKLQERLAKLSGGVAVIKVGAPTETELKEMKLRIEDALNATRAAVEEGIVSGGGTALVNVIQKVSAIEATGDEATGVSIVLRALEEPVRQIAENAGVEGSIIVDRMKREELGLGFNAATGEWVNMIEAGIVDPTKVTRSALQNAASVASLILTTEAVIADQPAPEMPAGPGMDPGMMGGMM, from the coding sequence ATGGCTAAAGATATTAAATTTGCAGGCGATGCTCGCGAAGCAATGGTCAGAGGGGTAGATACCTTAGCTGACGTGGTAAAAGTAACATTAGGACCTAAAGGACGTAATGTTGTGTTAGAAAGAGGTTTTGGGTCACCATTAATTACTAATGATGGGGTAACAATTGCCAAAGAAATCGAATTAGAAGATCACTTTGAAAATATGGGAGCTAAATTAGTATCTGAAGTAGCTTCTAAAACAAATGATATCGCAGGTGACGGTACAACAACTGCGACTGTTTTAACACGCGCGATTGTTCGTGAAGGAATTAAAAACGTAACTGCTGGTGCAAACCCAGTTGGTATCCGTAAAGGGATTGAACTAGCGACTAAAACAGCGGTTGAAGCGTTACATGCCATTTCTCAACCAGTTGAAACAAAAGAATCAATTGCACAAGTTGCGGCAGTTTCATCAGGTTCAACAGTCGTAGGTGACTATATTTCTGATGCGATGGATAAAGTTGGTAACGACGGTGTTATTACAATCGAAGAATCTAAAGGGATTGAAACAGAATTAGACGTTGTAGAAGGTATGCAATTTGACCGTGGCTACTTATCACAATACATGGTGACGGATACAGATAAAATGGAAGCTGTTTTAGAAGATCCATATATCTTAATTACTGACAAGAAAATCTCTAATATCCAAGATATCTTGCCATTATTAGAGCAAATTTTACAACAAGGTAAGCCATTATTAATTATCGCTGATGATGTCGATGGCGAAGCATTACCAACATTAGTGTTAAATAAAATCCGCGGTACTTTCAATGTAGCGGCTGTTAAAGCACCTGGCTTTGGTGATCGTCGTAAAGCGATGTTAGAAGATATTGCTATCTTAACTGGCGGTACAGTCATTACAGAAGATTTAGGTTTAGAATTGAAAGATGCGACAATGGAAGCTTTAGGAACTGCTAAAAAAGTGGTTGTAGATAAAGATAATACAACCATCGTTGAAGGTGCTGGTTCAGCTGAAGCAATCGCTAACCGTGTTGCTTTAATCCGTGGCCAAATCGGAGAAACAACTTCTGATTTTGATCGTGAAAAATTACAAGAACGTTTAGCTAAATTATCTGGTGGGGTTGCCGTAATTAAAGTCGGTGCACCAACTGAAACTGAATTAAAAGAAATGAAATTACGTATTGAAGATGCGTTGAATGCGACACGTGCGGCGGTTGAAGAAGGTATCGTATCAGGTGGTGGTACTGCCTTAGTTAACGTTATCCAAAAAGTGTCAGCTATTGAAGCAACTGGTGATGAAGCAACAGGAGTAAGCATTGTCTTACGTGCATTAGAAGAGCCAGTTCGTCAAATCGCTGAAAATGCCGGTGTTGAAGGTTCAATCATCGTCGACCGTATGAAACGTGAGGAATTAGGTTTAGGTTTCAATGCAGCAACTGGTGAGTGGGTAAACATGATTGAAGCAGGAATTGTTGACCCAACAAAAGTAACGCGTTCAGCCTTACAAAACGCAGCAAGTGTAGCGTCATTAATCTTAACAACTGAAGCTGTAATTGCTGATCAACCAGCACCAGAAATGCCAGCAGGACCAGGAATGGACCCAGGTATGATGGGCGGTATGATGTAA
- a CDS encoding exodeoxyribonuclease III, whose product MKFISWNVNGLRAVIQKDFIEIFNQLDADFFCLQEIKLQAGQIDLELPDYHQYWNYAVKKGYSGVAIFAKEEALNATYGLGIEEHDQEGRVITLEYPEFFLVTCYTPNAQAKLKRLDYRLSWEEAFKNHLNQLNVQKPVIVCGDLNVAHQNIDLKNWKTNQQNPGFSPQERQAFTNLLAEGYIDTFRHFYPDLEGAYSWWSYRFNARQNNAGWRIDYFLTSESLVPRLIDAKIHADIFGSDHCPVELTIA is encoded by the coding sequence ATGAAATTTATTTCGTGGAATGTTAATGGTTTAAGAGCCGTCATACAAAAGGATTTTATAGAGATTTTCAACCAGCTAGATGCAGACTTTTTCTGCTTACAAGAAATTAAACTACAAGCCGGACAAATTGATCTTGAATTGCCTGATTATCATCAATATTGGAATTATGCGGTTAAGAAAGGCTACTCTGGTGTCGCCATTTTTGCTAAAGAAGAAGCACTGAATGCGACATACGGTTTAGGAATTGAAGAACACGATCAAGAAGGACGTGTCATTACCTTAGAATACCCTGAATTTTTCTTAGTCACCTGTTACACGCCCAATGCACAAGCCAAGTTAAAACGTCTTGACTATCGTTTAAGCTGGGAAGAAGCTTTCAAAAATCACTTGAATCAATTAAATGTACAGAAGCCTGTGATTGTTTGCGGTGATTTAAATGTTGCTCATCAAAATATCGACTTAAAAAACTGGAAAACTAATCAACAAAATCCTGGTTTTTCTCCACAAGAACGACAAGCTTTCACGAACTTATTAGCAGAGGGGTATATCGATACGTTCCGTCATTTCTATCCTGACTTAGAAGGTGCCTATTCATGGTGGAGTTACCGATTCAATGCCCGTCAAAACAACGCTGGCTGGCGGATTGATTATTTCTTAACATCTGAAAGCCTAGTACCACGACTAATCGATGCCAAAATTCATGCAGATATTTTCGGTAGCGATCACTGCCCCGTTGAACTAACCATCGCTTAA
- a CDS encoding GNAT family N-acetyltransferase, producing MKLIIKQLDEMSTLELLRVFQERVAVFVVEQNCPYQEVDELDERATHIWLSEGDEIVAYTRVIPYEHHTAFGRVLVNEDYRGNGYGQKIVAATIAYIREHDFAQRIEISAQAYLEGFYKNFGFIPISEVYLEDDIPHIVMEINEK from the coding sequence ATGAAGTTAATAATTAAGCAACTCGATGAAATGTCTACATTAGAATTATTGCGTGTGTTTCAAGAACGTGTGGCGGTATTTGTGGTAGAACAAAACTGTCCTTATCAAGAAGTTGATGAACTTGACGAACGCGCAACACATATCTGGTTGAGTGAAGGTGATGAGATTGTGGCTTATACGCGTGTGATTCCTTATGAACACCATACGGCTTTTGGTCGTGTATTGGTTAATGAAGATTATCGAGGCAATGGCTATGGTCAAAAAATAGTCGCTGCTACAATAGCCTATATTAGAGAACACGATTTTGCTCAGCGTATCGAAATTTCAGCGCAGGCTTATTTAGAAGGATTTTATAAAAATTTCGGATTCATTCCTATTTCAGAAGTGTATCTTGAAGATGATATTCCTCATATTGTGATGGAAATCAACGAAAAATAA